Part of the Micromonospora rhizosphaerae genome is shown below.
TGCTCACTGTGCTGGCCTTGGCCGTTCGGGGCGGCATGCTGCAGATCAGGCGGTACCAGCGACTGGCGGAGGAAGGGCACCCGCACGGTGCCGGACTGGTCGAGCTCGGGTCACGGCAGCAGTTCATCCCGGCCGTGACGGGCATGCTGGCCGCCGGGCTGGCTCTGGTTCCCATGGTGATCTACGGCAGCGTCGCCGGCCTCGAGATCGTGAGCCCGCTCGCCCTGATCATCCTTGGTGGCCTGGTCACGACGGCACTGCTGAACCTGCTCGTCCTGCCCGTCCTGTATCTGCGGTTCGCCGTCCGGTCTCGATCGGGGCCCACGTCCGAGCCCGCGGCCACATCGCTACCCGCGCCCAGGCCACGGCCCGGTACGGCGGGCAAGGAAACACCTTCAACCCCGGCTCCGGCCTGATCGGAATCAGGAGAGTCCCATGCGCAGACAGGGAGGCGACCACATGCGACACGGTGGTCGGTGGATGGCAGCGATTCTGATCACGCTGGCCGCGGCAGCCTGCACGACGCCCGCCTCGAACCCGTCGGGCCACAAGGACAGCCCTGCCAAGGTCGAAGCGATCTCGGGCAAGGATGTCAAGAAGGTGACGTTGACCGAGCAGGCGGCGCGCCGGGTCGGTATCGCGACGGTCACCATCGGCGCGGCGCAGACCGCAGCGCCGGGTGGGCCGAGCGCGTCCCCGGGCGGCCCGGCGATCGTGGTGCCCTACTCGGCGGTGCTCTACGACCCGAACGGCGTGACCTGGGTCTACACGGTTCCCCAGCCCTTGACCTATGTCCGCGAGAAGGTCGTGGTCGCGACCGTGGGCGGGGCGCGCGGGACGGATGCGTTCCTTTCGCAGGCACCGCCGGCGGGGACGTCGATCGTGACGACGGGCGTGATCGAACTCTGGGGCGCTGAGCTCGGGGTCGGCAAGTAGTCCATCAAGTCGGTACGAGGGTAGGGACCCCACACCATGATGCGTTGGATCATTGGAACGAGTCTGAAGCTCCGGTTCCTCGTGGTTGTCGGGGCCTCGATGTTGATGTTCTTCGGCGTCCTGCAGATTCGCGACATGCCCGTCGACGCGTTCCCCGAGTTCGCGCCGCCCCGGGTGGAGATACAGACGATCTGCATCGGACTGTCCGCGCAGGACGTCGAGGAGCTTGTCTCCGTCCCGCTGGAGCAGGGCCTCACCGGAATCGAGGGCCTGGACGTCATGCGCTCCAAGTCGGTCTCCCAGCTCTCGTCGATTCTCCTGATCTTCAAGCCCGGGACCGACCTGATGGCGGCCCGCCTGCTGATCCAGGAGCGCCTGACCGCCATCACTCCCAGACTGCCGCGCTGGGCCAACTCCCCCTTCATGATCCAACCGCTGTCGTCGACCAGCCGGGTCATGAAGATCGGAATATCCCAGGCGGACAAGTCCGACGCGGCCCACGTCGACATGGCGCTGCAGGCGTACTGGACGGTCCGGCCCCGCCTGATGCGCGTACCCGGGGTGGCGAACGTGGCCATCTGGGGCGATCGGTGGCACGTCAAGCAGGCCCTCGTCGATCCCGAGCTCATGAAGAAGCACAACGTCACGCTGGCCCAGGTCATGGAGGCCGCTGGCGACGCGGTGGACGTGGGTCAGCTGAAGTTCAACGGCGGGTTCGAGATCGGCACCGGCGGATGGGTCGACACCCCCAACCATCGGCTCCAGGTGCAGCACCAGTTGCCCGCCCTGACCGGACAGCAACTGGCCGAGATCCCCATCGAGGTGCCGAAGGGCGCCAAGCCGGTCTACCTGAAGGACGTCGCCTACATCACGGATGACATCATGCCGCCGTCCCTGCTCACGGGGGACGCGGTCATCAACGACGGCCCCGGCCTCATGCTCATCGTCGAGAAGCTGCCCTGGGGCAACACTCTCGAGGTGACCCGCGGGGTCGAGGCCGCGCTGAAGGAGATGGCGCCCGGCATGCAGGGCCTCGACGTGGATACCGAGATCTTCCGGCCGGCGACCTTCATCGAGACCTCGGTCGAGAACCTCGGTCGGGCGATGGTCATCGGATTCATCCTGGTGGTCCTGATCCTGGTGCTCTTCCTGTTCGAGTGGCGGGTCGCGCTGATCAGCGCCATTTCGATCCCGCTCTCCCTCGTCGCGGCGGGACTCGTCCTGCACTGGACCGGGGCCACCATAAATACCATGATCCTGGCAGGGCTCGTGATCGCCCTCGGCGTGCTCGTCGACGACGCCATCATCGACGTCGAGAACATCGTGCGCCGCATCCGCCAACACCGACGAGCGGGCAGCCCGAAGTCGTCCGCCGCCATCATCCTCGACGCGTCGGTGGAGGTTCGTGGTCCCATCGTCCAGGCCACGATGATCATCCTGGTCAGCACGGTCCCGATCTTCCTGCTCACCGGGCTCACCGGCTCGTTCTTCCGGCCCATGGCGTTCGCCTACGGGCTGGCCATCCTGGCCTCGCTGCTGGTGGCCCTGACGGTCATCCCGGCCCTCGCCCTGATGCTGCTGGCCCGGTCACCGATCGAGCGGCGGGAATCGCCCGTGGTGCGCTGGCTCCAGCGTGGCTACACCGCCGCGCTGGCCCGCATCATTCCGCGTCCCGCCGTCGCCTACGGGACCGTCGTGCTGGTGCTGGCGGCCGGCGTCATGGTGGTACCGATGCTGGGGCAGAACCTGTTCCCCGCATTCAAGGAGCGGGACTTCCTCATGCACTGGGTGACCCAGCCCGGCACCTCGCGTGAAGAGAGTGTCCGCATCACGGAACAGGTCAGCAGGGAGCTCAGGGCGATCCCAGGGGTCCGGAACTTCGGCGCCCACATCGGGCAGGGCACGTTGGCCGACGAGGTCGTCGGCATGAACTTCACCGAGAACTGGATCAGCATCGACCCGAAGGTCGACTACGACAAGACCCATGACGCCGTACAGAAGGTGGTCGACGGCTACCCCGGCCTGCAGCGCGATGTGCAGACCTACCTGAAGGAGCGCACGAAGGAGGTGCTCACCGGCTCCAGCGATGCCATCATCGTCCGCATCGTCGGCGACGACCTCGACGTGCTTCGCAACAAGGCCAACGAGGTCAAGGACCTCATCGCCGGGATCGACGGCATCATCGACGAACACGTGACGCTGCAGACCCCGGTTCCTCAGGTGGATGTCCAGGTCGACCTGGCCAAGGCGGCACGGTACGGGATCAAGCCCGGCGACGTACGCCGAACGGCGGCCACGTTCATCGCCAGCGAGGAGGCGGGCGACATCTGGCGAAACGGCAAGAACACCGAGGTGCACGTGTGGAGCGTGCCGAGCGCCCGGTACAGCATCGAGAGCGTCCGTAACCTCCTGATGGACGCGGCGGACGGGAGCAAGGTCCCCGTGGGTGAACTCGCCGAGGTCAAGATGGTGCCCACACCCAACCAGATCCTGCGGGAGAACGGGTCGCGGTACATCAACGTGGGTGCCAACGTGGCCGCGGGGAAGGCCCTGGGTGACGTCGCGGCCGAGGTTCAGCGCCGACTGGCGACGGTGGACTTCCCGCCCGGCTACCACCCTCAACTGCTCGGTGAGTACAAGGAGGCGACGTCCGCGCAGGACCGGCTGCGGCTCTTCGCCGGCGTCGCGGTGATCGGGATCCTCTTCCTGCTGACCACCGCCTTCAACAGCTGGCGGCTGTCGTTCCTCGTCCTCCTCACGCTGCCCATGGCTCTGGTTGGCGGGATCCTCGCGGCATACGTCGGTGGCGGCATTCTTTCGCTCGGCTCGCTCGTGGGATTCTTCACCGTGCTCGGCATCGCCGCCCGCAACGGCATTCTCATGATCAACCATTTCCAGTATCTCGAGCGGGAGGAAGGGGAAAGCTTCGGCCGAAATCTCGTCATCCGTGGCGCGAAGGAGCGACTCTCACCGATCCTCATGACCTCGTTGGCGACCGGGCTCGCCCTCGTTCCCCTGGCCATCGAGGGCAGCCTGCCCGGTCACGAGATAGAACACCCGATGGCGGTGGTGATTCTGGGTGGCCTGGTCACCTCGACGCTGCTGAACCTGTTCGTCCTCCCGTCCCTCTATCTGGGCTTCGGCCGACACCGGGATTCGTCCACGCCCCGCCGACTTCCGCTTCCCACGCGGGTGTGGCCGGCGGCCCGGCGGACCGGAAGCTCCCATGCCTGACTCGCGGACGCTCATCCCAACCACGACGCGCCGGCCTCGTCGCCGGCGCGTCCTACAGGCCGTTGGGTCATGGCAGGTCAAGCTTGGGATCGCCGCGAAGTATCGCTCTCTCCAGCTTCTGCAACTGCGGCGATGGGTCGAGTCCGAGTTCGTTGACGAGCCGGCTCCGCGCGAGCCGGTAGGCGACCAGCGCGTCGGCGGCGCGGCCGGCGCGGTACAGGGCCAGCATGAGCTGCGCGAGCAGGCGCTGGCGGTACGGATACTGGCCGGCGTACTCGGCGAGTTCGTCGAGGACCGCCTCGTGCCGGCCGAGCCGCAACTGCGCGTCCAACCACTCCTCCATGGCCGTCAACCGCGCTTCCTCCAGCCCCCGGCACAGATCCTCGACTCGCGGCGTCGCCACGTCGGCCAACGGAGGTCCGTGCCACAGGTCGAGCGCACGCCGCAACATCGAGACCCTCTCCAGGTCGTTCGTCTCAAGACGAGCCGCCGTGAGGAGAGCGCGGAAGCGGTGCGCGTCCACACTCATCGGGTCGGCTCGCAGGACGTACGTCGGACCACGAGTGTTGATCTTCACGTCATCCCGATCCGCTCCGGCCATCGCCAGGACGGTGCGGAGCTGCGAGACGCGCACGTGGATCGCATGACGAGCGGTCTGTGGCGGCGAGTCGGGCCACGTCAGGTCAACCAGGCGGTCGAGCGGCACAAGCTGATTCACGTTCAACGCCAGGATCGCAAGCACAAGCCGCTGTTGGCGCGGCCCGAGATCGACTTGTTGATCTCCCGCCCATACCTCCACTGCCCCCAAGAGCCGGAACTCCACAACCCCCTCCCCCCGTGCTGCGAGTGCACCTCCTCCGCGTCACTGCGCAGGGTCTCGGATCCAGGGCGTCGCTGCTCGTGATGATCCGGTTGATCGGCCGATTCTCCCAATCTTCTTCATATTCCACCGGTACCGGCCACAACCGCCAACCGTGCACTAAGACGCCCGAACGCACCTAAATAGGCTATAACAGAATCGTTGTATGATTGTCAAGCCTTAAGTCCCGTTTAGGACACTAGACGCCAATTCAATCAGGATTAGCCAAGCAAAGCGAATAATGGTCGGACATTTACGTTGTTCGCTTCGGCCATTTCGATTTCCGGTCAACCGGCGCGGTGATTTCGGCTCATGGCAGATGCACCGGCCCGGCCGCGCTCTCCCCGTCGAGGGCGTTCGCAATCGAGAAATTTCCGGCTCTTCCCAGGCAGTACGGTCAGC
Proteins encoded:
- a CDS encoding efflux RND transporter permease subunit produces the protein MMRWIIGTSLKLRFLVVVGASMLMFFGVLQIRDMPVDAFPEFAPPRVEIQTICIGLSAQDVEELVSVPLEQGLTGIEGLDVMRSKSVSQLSSILLIFKPGTDLMAARLLIQERLTAITPRLPRWANSPFMIQPLSSTSRVMKIGISQADKSDAAHVDMALQAYWTVRPRLMRVPGVANVAIWGDRWHVKQALVDPELMKKHNVTLAQVMEAAGDAVDVGQLKFNGGFEIGTGGWVDTPNHRLQVQHQLPALTGQQLAEIPIEVPKGAKPVYLKDVAYITDDIMPPSLLTGDAVINDGPGLMLIVEKLPWGNTLEVTRGVEAALKEMAPGMQGLDVDTEIFRPATFIETSVENLGRAMVIGFILVVLILVLFLFEWRVALISAISIPLSLVAAGLVLHWTGATINTMILAGLVIALGVLVDDAIIDVENIVRRIRQHRRAGSPKSSAAIILDASVEVRGPIVQATMIILVSTVPIFLLTGLTGSFFRPMAFAYGLAILASLLVALTVIPALALMLLARSPIERRESPVVRWLQRGYTAALARIIPRPAVAYGTVVLVLAAGVMVVPMLGQNLFPAFKERDFLMHWVTQPGTSREESVRITEQVSRELRAIPGVRNFGAHIGQGTLADEVVGMNFTENWISIDPKVDYDKTHDAVQKVVDGYPGLQRDVQTYLKERTKEVLTGSSDAIIVRIVGDDLDVLRNKANEVKDLIAGIDGIIDEHVTLQTPVPQVDVQVDLAKAARYGIKPGDVRRTAATFIASEEAGDIWRNGKNTEVHVWSVPSARYSIESVRNLLMDAADGSKVPVGELAEVKMVPTPNQILRENGSRYINVGANVAAGKALGDVAAEVQRRLATVDFPPGYHPQLLGEYKEATSAQDRLRLFAGVAVIGILFLLTTAFNSWRLSFLVLLTLPMALVGGILAAYVGGGILSLGSLVGFFTVLGIAARNGILMINHFQYLEREEGESFGRNLVIRGAKERLSPILMTSLATGLALVPLAIEGSLPGHEIEHPMAVVILGGLVTSTLLNLFVLPSLYLGFGRHRDSSTPRRLPLPTRVWPAARRTGSSHA
- a CDS encoding AfsR/SARP family transcriptional regulator, with amino-acid sequence MEFRLLGAVEVWAGDQQVDLGPRQQRLVLAILALNVNQLVPLDRLVDLTWPDSPPQTARHAIHVRVSQLRTVLAMAGADRDDVKINTRGPTYVLRADPMSVDAHRFRALLTAARLETNDLERVSMLRRALDLWHGPPLADVATPRVEDLCRGLEEARLTAMEEWLDAQLRLGRHEAVLDELAEYAGQYPYRQRLLAQLMLALYRAGRAADALVAYRLARSRLVNELGLDPSPQLQKLERAILRGDPKLDLP